One window of the Camelina sativa cultivar DH55 chromosome 1, Cs, whole genome shotgun sequence genome contains the following:
- the LOC104719452 gene encoding membrane-anchored ubiquitin-fold protein 1, producing the protein MAEVHNQLEIKFRLTDGSDIGPKAFPDATTVSALKETVISEWPREKENGPRTVKEVKLISAGKVLENNKTVKDYRSPVSNLVGAVTTMHVIIQPPVTEKEKKPKGDPKMNKCVCAVM; encoded by the exons ATGGCAGAAGTCCATAATCAACTAGAGATCAAGTTTCGGTTAACCGATGGTTCTGATATCGGTCCTAAAGCATTCCCTGATGCTACAACTGTTTCGGCATTGAAGGAAACTGTTATCTCTGAATGGCCTAGAG agaaagagaatggGCCGAGAACAGTGAAAGAGGTGAAGTTGATAAGCGCAGGGAAGGTATTGGAGAACAACAAGACGGTTAAAGATTACCGAAGTCCAGTCTCTAATCTCGTAGGCGCTGTCACCACAATGCACGTTATCATCCAACCTCCTGTTACTGAAAAAG AAAAGAAGCCTAAAGGTGACCCGAAGATGAACAAATGCGTCTGTGCAGTCATGTAA